From Calothrix sp. PCC 6303, a single genomic window includes:
- a CDS encoding diflavin flavoprotein, producing the protein MVVLTENIQRRLTIQTVEIAPNTTAIRSLDWDRDRFDIEFGLQNGTTYNSYLIKGDRIALVDTSHGKFRDLYLETLKTLVNPKAIDYIIVSHTEPDHSGLVEDVLQLAPRATVLASKVALQFLENLVHDPFSKRIVKSGDKVDLGDGHVIEFVSAPNLHWPDTIFSFDQKTKALYTCDAFGMHYCSDDTFDVDLEAIEPDFRFYYDCLMGPNARSLINAMKKMGELGDIKMIANGHGPLLYHHLDFLRERYQNWSQIQAKAETTVGLFYVADYGYSDRLAHSISHGILKTGIGVEVMDITTADVQEIQELAGRASGIVIGMPPSSNISAQAGISSLLAVAKDKQFVGLFEAFGGDDEPIDSLRQKFTSQGIKEGFSAIKIRETPNPDTYQLCEEAGTDLGQRLVRERNIKQVKSLDVNMEKALGRISSGLYIITSQKDGNRSAMLASWVAQASLQPLGFTIAIAKDRAIESFMQVGDKFVLNALEEGNYKELKRHFLKRLLPGADRFGDVKTQTAKNGCPILTDALAYMECEIIDSMECSDHWILYCTVQDGRVSKPDGVTAVRHRKVGNYY; encoded by the coding sequence ATGGTAGTCCTCACAGAGAACATTCAACGTCGATTAACTATACAAACTGTTGAGATTGCACCAAACACAACAGCAATCCGCTCCTTAGATTGGGACCGCGATCGCTTTGACATTGAATTTGGCTTGCAAAATGGTACAACTTACAATTCCTATCTAATTAAAGGCGATCGTATTGCCTTGGTGGATACTTCCCACGGCAAATTCCGCGACCTATATTTAGAAACCCTAAAAACACTTGTTAACCCCAAGGCAATTGATTACATCATCGTCAGCCACACTGAACCCGATCACAGTGGGTTGGTAGAGGATGTATTACAACTGGCACCAAGGGCTACCGTTTTAGCCTCCAAGGTGGCGTTACAATTTCTAGAAAACCTGGTACATGACCCCTTTTCTAAGCGGATTGTCAAGTCTGGGGACAAGGTAGACTTAGGTGACGGACATGTAATTGAGTTTGTCAGTGCGCCAAATCTTCACTGGCCCGATACAATATTTAGTTTCGACCAGAAAACAAAAGCTCTCTATACTTGCGATGCTTTTGGGATGCACTATTGTAGTGACGACACCTTTGATGTGGATTTGGAAGCAATCGAACCAGATTTTCGATTTTACTACGATTGCTTGATGGGACCAAATGCGCGATCGCTAATTAACGCGATGAAGAAAATGGGCGAACTTGGCGACATCAAAATGATTGCCAATGGACATGGACCCCTACTTTACCATCACTTAGACTTTTTGCGGGAACGTTACCAAAATTGGAGTCAAATCCAAGCCAAGGCAGAAACCACTGTTGGCTTGTTTTATGTAGCAGATTACGGATATAGCGATCGCTTGGCTCATTCCATCTCCCACGGTATCTTGAAAACAGGTATCGGTGTAGAAGTGATGGATATCACCACAGCTGATGTCCAAGAAATTCAAGAACTCGCCGGACGTGCTTCTGGAATCGTCATCGGAATGCCTCCTAGCAGCAACATCTCAGCCCAAGCAGGTATTAGTTCCCTCCTAGCTGTCGCCAAAGATAAGCAGTTTGTGGGTTTATTTGAAGCTTTTGGTGGTGATGATGAACCAATTGATAGTCTCCGTCAAAAATTCACATCACAGGGTATCAAAGAAGGTTTCTCTGCCATCAAAATTAGAGAAACACCCAACCCTGACACCTATCAATTGTGTGAAGAGGCAGGAACCGATTTAGGACAAAGACTCGTCCGCGAACGTAACATCAAGCAGGTAAAATCCCTTGATGTAAATATGGAAAAAGCCCTAGGTCGGATTAGTAGTGGACTTTACATCATTACTAGTCAGAAAGACGGTAATAGAAGCGCTATGTTAGCATCTTGGGTTGCCCAAGCCAGCTTACAACCTCTTGGTTTTACCATCGCGATTGCTAAAGACCGAGCAATTGAATCTTTCATGCAAGTTGGTGACAAATTTGTCCTCAACGCCTTAGAAGAAGGTAACTACAAAGAACTCAAACGTCACTTCCTCAAGCGCTTATTACCCGGTGCCGACCGCTTTGGAGATGTCAAGACCCAAACCGCTAAAAATGGCTGTCCGATCCTCACAGATGCCTTAGCATACATGGAATGTGAAATTATCGACAGCATGGAATGTAGTGACCATTGGATTTTGTACTGTACCGTTCAAGATGGTCGTGTTTCTAAGCCTGATGGTGTCACCGCTGTTCGTCACCGCAAGGTTGGTAATTACTACTAA